A window of Carassius gibelio isolate Cgi1373 ecotype wild population from Czech Republic chromosome A3, carGib1.2-hapl.c, whole genome shotgun sequence genomic DNA:
aagagaaaaagagacgTTGAACTCTGAGTTTTTCTGAGTTTAGTTTGGCGATGTGTGCTCTTGAATAATCCTATACCATGAACTGTACACAAACACTCGTTATGTTATCAATATGTACATTTTGTATGTACATttgtttattgtatgtgtttgttaTTGTCAGTTATGTGCTGTTTAGGGTCAACTTTAAATCCTCTTTACACCTGAACAACTTTACAAATGCAAAGCCGTTATGCGGAACAtgatctaaaaaacaaaacatggcaGTGAGTTTCAAGATCCAGATGCATAAAAACGTTAtgctttatgcctttttttttttcatagtaaaaACTATCATTCTGTGCTTTGAATGTAACTATTGAAGTAAAACAGCCACAATATGATGTTTATTATTGTCCTGATTCAAGTAGCTGATTAAGATACTGCGCCTAGTTTTGATCCCATGATAACTGTATAATGATAAGGACTGAAAGGACTAGTGATCTTTAAACTGCGCTCTGTTTCAGAACAAGGACTAACACACTTTTCttggattataaaaaaaacatggtttatcCAGGATAATAGGGACATCTTGTTCCAGTCATTTTGATGTCAGAACTTTCCCAATTGACCTGAATTCACTTAAGATTGAAATGGAAATTTCCATGAAAATCCTAGTTATTTTTCTACTTGGTGGACTGGTCAGGTTgtttaaactcttaaaaataaaggtgcttcatgatgccatagaagaaccttttttctaaatggttccataaagaacctttaacatctgaagaaccgtTCTGTTTCACAAACGTTTCTTTGgggcgaaagaaggttcttcagattataaaagggtaagaaagagatgtttctttaaagaacctttgactgaatggttctttgtggaaccaaaaaatgatggttctatggcatcgcttgaagaaccttttgaagcacttTGATTTTTAATAGTGTATCCTATGATAGGACATAACACAAAGTAAATTAGATATCAAGGGCTGCTTCGATAAATAGTAAAATTGAAGCTTAGTTTCCACCGATTCACAAGAACAATATATTTGCTGGGCTGCAGTCCACCATCCAAGGCCTTTACCCTTTAAGCTTGACCCACAACCTAGTTGCCTCTTTTCTAGATCATGTCCACAATTAGCAATCCACTGTTTCTTTTGGTACTAATGGTATCTGGGATAGCATTGCAACCCCCAAAGGTCTCTGATTTGCCCTAATAATCGTCAGTATGAACGGGTTCATCCTCGATTCAGAAGTTTCGACGTCTAACCACCGTGAGTGACTTGCTGAATAGTTACTTCAGCGACCAGCCTGACGACACAGCGCCCGTCTGATTAGTCAGAAACAAAGGATGAACTTCAAAAAGCTTGTCAGCTTCTCTTTGCTTAAAAAGACAAATGGTCCAGGCTTTAACAGTTGGTCGCAATTTAAATGGTTCTTTGAGTAAGAGGCTGGACGATGTTATGAACCAAGGGTTTGACCAATTTGTCTAATTGTGTTCaggtaattaaattatttatgttaACCATTTTATACTGatgaatattttaaacaatatttatttctatgaatacATCTCCTTAATAtaactttttcaatgtttttaactattttatagttttaaaccACCAACTAAATCAGTTTACTTATAACTAATGTTAACATACAGActgcttcatttatttaaaatatttatttaaatatttcaatgtcTTACAAAATgttgctatattttttatttactgttatttttaagtatatattttaagcTGCCTTTATggtgctgtattttttttaaatgtactaaagtaTAAAATACCAAGAAACAgagcagatatttaagaaacatgctttcTACTAATTTCTCGGAAAAGCAATGGAACAGCAAGTTTTTCCACTTTGAAATGTGTGCTCCGTGTTGGAATGTCTGTTTTAATTTTGGTTTGTGGGATTTCACCCACTGCCAATTTCAACAGAAATTATATGacaaaaagtttattaaaacgAGGATAAATCAATGCACTTACAGGCAGCTGAGTAGCACAAGAAGACAAATAAtccaatttaataattttaaagtcTTTAATTCAAAACTTACCCAGGAACACAGGAAAACAGATCACACaacagcttaaagggttagttaacccaaaaaagaaaattagattgtgttttgctcacccttgaagcatcctaggtgtaaaagactttcttctttcagacgaatgcggtctaaaaaattgtcctggctattccaagctcaATCGTTGCAGTCAGTGGATGTTGCAGTTGAACAGTTGACAAGTCGTCAAACCATGTGAGGCACATTTCTTTATGGATGCGGGCACTTTATTTGAcgacttgtggactgttcaactgcaacacccactgactgcagtgatggaatagccaggacaattttcaaaataactccaactggattcgtctgaaagaagaaagtcgtaTGCACTTAGGATGCtttaagggtgagtaaaacacaagcaaatCTTTGGGTGACCTAATCCTTTACCACAGACTTAGACAAGACAATGGAACTCTA
This region includes:
- the pglyrp6 gene encoding LOW QUALITY PROTEIN: peptidoglycan recognition protein 6 (The sequence of the model RefSeq protein was modified relative to this genomic sequence to represent the inferred CDS: inserted 3 bases in 2 codons; deleted 2 bases in 2 codons; substituted 6 bases at 6 genomic stop codons): MANNIFAGLQSTIQGLYPLSLTHNLVASFLDHVHNXQSTVSFGTNGIWDSIATPKGLXFALIIVSMNGFILDSEVSTSNHXVSDLLNSYFSDQPDDTAPXLISQKQRMNFKKLVSFSLLKRQMVQALTVGRNLNGSLSKRLDDVMNQGFDQFVXLCSVCPKIITRSQWXDAVVLPSVCLSLRRTFXSTTSQPSRPCTTFDQCASDMQRNQQTNGWSDIGYSFVTGSDGNLYEGRGWNWVRAYTXGYNSISFGFCFICDYTSILPVKSVMDMVRCHRMPRKHLVPENPEMGALGGKR